One genomic window of Euwallacea fornicatus isolate EFF26 chromosome 7, ASM4011564v1, whole genome shotgun sequence includes the following:
- the LOC136340128 gene encoding uncharacterized protein, which produces MNLLRNVRSFITSYFEKKAPTTEIIEEVGLIDIYFEKLLDIFLWHDIETSLQFMLAVNFIFLTTLLYRPQFYGFMSVITLIVFIYDWIKRSDLYTQYKGGYSSILKKVRTILHNMFHNICTLRRESPILYYPPMILLFWTLLWISKNIPLVKSAYAIVMFLFIIRQVCLSIPKPILLKIESVFNALGTPTYVLAEDELIPFIQGKDFNRHDADVESVLTDRTADSVTNSLISGISSMPSYLEIVESHQEIQEEDLIPRLTRAGVLVTPGELSSDSDSENKDIRFDSDHFNTSSSEDDPYSKDLNFLKVEQSPSLPSNIEGVGMIRSMISTVGGNLVANMFQSAVYSKLPETKRRSASGSDSDFELVDANELDYDSK; this is translated from the exons ATGAACTTGCTGCGGAATGTCCGATCCTTCATAACGAGCTATTTTGAGAAAAAGGCACCAACAACAGAGATTATCGAAGAGGTTGGActaattgatatttatttcgaaaaacttcTGGACATATTTTTGTGGCATGATATAGAGACTTCTTTGCAATTTATGTTGGcagttaatttcattttctt GACTACCCTGCTATACAGACCACAATTCTATGGCTTTATGAGTGTAATTACCCTAATAGTGTTTATTTATGACTGGATTAAAAGGAGTGATTTGTATACTCAGTATAAGGGGGGATATTCCAGcatcttaaaaaaagtaagaACTATTCTCCACAACATGTTCCATAATATTTGTACATTAAGGAGGGAAAGCCCTATTTTG TATTACCCACCTATGATTTTACTATTTTGGACACTGCTCTGGATATCTAAAAACATTCCTCTTGTAAAATCTGCCTATGCTAtagttatgtttttatttattatcagaCAAGTGTGCTTATCCATCccaaaaccaattttattgaaaattgaatcaGTTTTTAATGCATTAGGAACACCAACAT ATGTTCTTGCTGAAGATGAACTAATTCCATTCATTCAAGGGAAAGACTTTAACAGACACGATGCAGATGTAGAAAGTGTGTTGACAGATAGAACTGCAG ATTCAGTTACAAACAGCCTAATCAGCGGGATATCCTCAATGCCTTCGTACTTAGAAATAGTAGAGAGTCATCAAGAAATCCAAGAAGAAGATTTAATTCCACGACTCACAAGGGCGGGAGTCTTAGTTACACCCGGTGAACTCTCGAGCGATTCTGATTCGGAAAACAAAGACATCAGGTTCGACTCCGATCATTTTAACACTAGTTCATCGGAAGATGACCCTTACTCTAaagatttaaactttttaaaagtagAGCAATCACCGTCACTACCCAGCAATATTGAAGGTGTTGGTATGATTCGCAGCATGATTTCTACAGTAGGGGGAAATCTAGTCGCAAATATGTTTCAATCCGCAGTTTACAGCAAACTCCCAGAAACAAAGAGAAGAAGTGCTAGTGGTAGTGATAGCGATTTTGAATTGGTGGATGCCAATGAACTTGATTACGATTCAAAATAA